The following proteins are encoded in a genomic region of Sulfolobales archaeon:
- a CDS encoding cysteine desulfurase, with product MPREDFPEIINRGVIYLDNAASTLKPRQVIEAMTSFMVNSYANIHRGVYALSIEASRAYEDAHEEVAKLIGGSWDEVVFVKNATEAIQLAILALAYNGFLREGDEVIATEADHHSLLLPLARVSKAFKARLKLIPIDSEGRPRWDLLPRIISNRTKVIGFSHKSNVTGFTSNAKEIAKIAHEYGALVIVDGAQSVPHMPVNVRDSEIDFLAFSGHKMLGPSGIGVLWGKRELLEELEPPLGGGGTVKSVWLEDNEVRIEWEEIPWRFEAGTPPIIEAIGLLEAARYLRRIGMEKIYSYEERLTRYAMKMLEELGEYIRVLGPRDPSERSGIISFVVKGANPNTIGMWLDRYNIAVRTGLHCAHILHRHMGYPEGSVRASFYVYNCENDIIALVNALKEYIARNKSYQS from the coding sequence GTGCCGAGGGAGGATTTTCCAGAGATAATTAATAGAGGTGTTATATATCTCGACAACGCTGCCTCAACCTTAAAGCCTAGACAAGTTATAGAGGCCATGACCAGTTTTATGGTAAATAGCTATGCTAATATTCATAGAGGTGTATATGCTCTTAGTATAGAGGCTTCTAGGGCATACGAGGATGCCCATGAGGAGGTTGCGAAGCTCATAGGAGGCTCATGGGATGAGGTTGTATTTGTAAAGAATGCTACAGAGGCTATACAGTTAGCTATTCTAGCCTTAGCCTATAATGGCTTTCTAAGAGAAGGCGATGAGGTTATAGCTACAGAGGCTGATCATCATAGCCTATTACTTCCATTGGCAAGGGTTTCTAAAGCTTTTAAGGCTAGGTTAAAGCTTATACCAATAGATAGTGAGGGGAGGCCTAGATGGGATCTACTCCCTAGAATTATTAGTAACAGAACCAAAGTCATCGGCTTTTCCCATAAATCAAATGTAACAGGTTTTACAAGCAATGCAAAGGAAATAGCTAAGATAGCGCATGAATATGGAGCACTGGTGATCGTGGATGGAGCTCAATCCGTACCCCATATGCCGGTAAATGTTAGAGATTCAGAGATCGATTTTCTAGCCTTTAGCGGGCATAAAATGTTAGGGCCAAGCGGTATAGGTGTGCTATGGGGTAAGAGAGAGCTTTTAGAAGAGTTAGAGCCTCCTCTAGGAGGGGGTGGAACTGTTAAGAGTGTTTGGCTAGAGGATAACGAGGTCAGGATTGAGTGGGAAGAGATCCCGTGGAGATTCGAGGCTGGGACACCTCCCATAATAGAGGCTATCGGGCTTCTAGAGGCAGCTAGATATCTGAGAAGAATAGGGATGGAGAAGATCTACAGCTATGAGGAGAGGCTGACTAGATATGCAATGAAGATGTTGGAGGAGTTAGGTGAATATATAAGAGTGCTGGGACCAAGAGATCCTAGTGAGAGAAGCGGTATTATATCCTTTGTGGTTAAAGGGGCTAATCCAAATACTATTGGAATGTGGTTAGATAGGTATAACATAGCTGTTAGAACAGGTCTCCACTGCGCCCATATACTTCATAGACACATGGGCTACCCAGAGGGTAGTGTTAGGGCTAGCTTTTATGTCTATAACTGTGAAAATGATATCATAGCCTTAGTAAACGCTCTAAAGGAGTATATAGCTAGAAATAAGAGTTATCAAAGCTAG
- a CDS encoding ParB N-terminal domain-containing protein, protein MKGIIIKIAYSDLDSLRPHEESIEERIRYVETSISNTGILRRPLIADEKTGVLIDGTHRYNALKRMGVSIAPVIYVDYLSEDEIKVSRWIRMYIFKNIEKTIIERISEHFYSFSYEPLTKIIKDSYIIELVGKQPANAYRAISQIEKDKNILSSLKAILFRTNIDPRSLEKRCLVIIPPYLSKEDVIEAGLAGRPFPPKSTRHITILKKIELHMRIKYLFSNQ, encoded by the coding sequence ATGAAGGGTATAATCATCAAGATCGCATACTCGGATCTAGATTCGCTCAGACCCCATGAAGAGAGCATAGAGGAAAGGATTCGCTATGTTGAAACCTCAATATCTAATACAGGGATCCTTAGAAGACCCCTTATAGCTGACGAAAAAACAGGTGTATTAATAGATGGAACCCACAGGTACAACGCTCTTAAGCGCATGGGCGTCTCAATAGCACCTGTAATATATGTAGATTATTTATCGGAAGATGAGATAAAAGTTTCTAGATGGATCAGAATGTATATATTCAAAAATATAGAGAAAACAATAATAGAAAGAATATCTGAGCATTTCTATAGCTTCTCATACGAGCCACTAACAAAGATCATAAAGGATTCATATATCATAGAACTTGTTGGAAAACAACCAGCTAATGCATATAGGGCTATCTCTCAAATAGAGAAGGATAAAAATATCTTATCAAGTCTGAAGGCTATACTATTTAGAACAAATATAGACCCCAGATCACTAGAAAAAAGATGTCTTGTGATCATACCTCCGTATTTAAGTAAAGAAGACGTTATAGAGGCAGGACTTGCTGGCAGACCTTTTCCACCAAAGTCCACCAGACATATTACGATTTTAAAGAAAATAGAGCTTCATATGAGGATCAAATATTTATTTAGTAATCAATGA
- a CDS encoding TrpB-like pyridoxal phosphate-dependent enzyme: protein MDVGRRSIIRASQREEFVPEYWYNILPDLPKPLPPPRLPDGSIPPRSMFERLFPRSLVDQEMSQERFIKIPEEVRETLISLGRPTPLIRARRLEQYLKTPARIYYKFEGVLPTGSHKVNTAVAQAYYNKIEGIERVSTETGAGQWGSALSLAGALFGLKVRVFMVRSSYEQKPYRRVLMELYGAEVIPSPSNITKFGRSVLEKDPNNPGSLGIAISEAIEDVLSDEKARYSLGSVLNHVLLHQTVIGLEAKKQLEEIGEREPDYVVGCVGGGSNFAGLSYPFIYDRLRGKSNTRFLAVEPKACPSLTRGIYTYDYGDTAGLTPLLKMYTVGHRYRVPPIHAGGLRYHGDAPTLCLLVAEKIIEAVAYHQTEIFEAGKIFARTEGIVPAPESAHAIKAVIDLALEARKKNEERVILFNLSGHGLLDLQGYKEYLEGKLIDYEPETIDLSYLPKIGEEL from the coding sequence ATGGATGTTGGTAGGAGATCAATTATAAGGGCCTCACAGAGAGAGGAGTTCGTACCTGAATATTGGTACAATATATTACCTGATCTTCCGAAACCTCTGCCTCCGCCACGTCTTCCTGACGGATCAATACCTCCTAGATCTATGTTTGAGAGGTTATTCCCGAGATCCCTTGTGGATCAGGAGATGAGTCAGGAGAGGTTTATAAAGATCCCAGAGGAGGTTAGGGAAACCCTAATCAGCCTTGGAAGGCCTACCCCACTTATAAGGGCTAGAAGACTCGAACAGTATCTAAAAACACCTGCAAGGATCTACTATAAATTCGAAGGCGTACTACCAACAGGAAGCCATAAGGTAAATACAGCTGTAGCCCAAGCTTATTATAATAAGATAGAGGGTATCGAGAGAGTATCAACAGAAACAGGAGCTGGGCAGTGGGGATCTGCCTTATCACTTGCAGGGGCGCTCTTCGGACTCAAGGTTAGAGTCTTTATGGTTAGATCTAGTTATGAGCAGAAACCATATAGAAGAGTTCTGATGGAGCTCTACGGGGCTGAGGTGATACCAAGCCCTTCTAATATAACTAAATTCGGAAGATCTGTGCTCGAGAAAGACCCAAATAACCCGGGAAGCCTTGGCATAGCTATTTCAGAGGCTATAGAGGATGTCCTGTCAGATGAGAAAGCTAGATACAGTCTTGGAAGTGTTCTCAATCACGTGCTTCTTCACCAAACAGTCATAGGGCTTGAGGCTAAGAAACAGCTTGAGGAGATCGGTGAGAGAGAACCCGATTATGTGGTTGGATGTGTTGGAGGCGGATCTAATTTCGCAGGGCTATCCTATCCCTTTATATATGATAGGCTTAGGGGCAAATCGAATACAAGGTTCCTAGCAGTAGAGCCAAAGGCGTGCCCCTCACTAACAAGAGGCATATACACTTATGACTATGGAGATACAGCTGGTCTCACACCACTGCTGAAGATGTATACAGTTGGCCATAGATATAGGGTTCCACCAATCCATGCTGGAGGCCTTAGATACCATGGTGATGCTCCAACCCTATGTCTACTAGTAGCAGAGAAGATTATTGAGGCTGTAGCATATCACCAGACAGAGATCTTCGAAGCAGGTAAGATCTTTGCTAGAACCGAGGGGATAGTGCCAGCGCCTGAAAGTGCCCATGCTATCAAAGCTGTAATAGATCTAGCGCTAGAGGCAAGAAAAAAGAATGAAGAAAGGGTTATCCTATTCAATCTGAGTGGACATGGGCTCCTAGATCTCCAGGGTTATAAAGAATACCTAGAAGGTAAACTTATAGATTATGAACCAGAAACAATAGATCTCTCATATCTACCAAAGATAGGCGAAGAGTTATGA
- a CDS encoding NOB1 family endonuclease has protein sequence MMPRSKGDRDLRDIALIVDTACFLAGYITTIYGAKIFTVKEVLEEVKDAWSRERLELLLNSGKIDVLEPSKESIEKARAIASRENLLDALSETDQKLLALAIELKEKGWRVTLITDDSYLHALARKLGIVSRGVRREVPKRFKPKIYICEVCGYSTIKKIDRCPICGSPIKAA, from the coding sequence ATGATGCCGAGGAGTAAAGGAGATCGGGATCTTAGGGATATAGCCCTTATAGTTGATACAGCATGCTTTCTAGCTGGCTATATAACCACTATATATGGAGCCAAGATATTTACCGTTAAGGAGGTATTAGAAGAGGTTAAAGATGCATGGAGTAGGGAGAGGTTAGAGCTACTCTTAAACTCTGGTAAGATAGATGTGCTTGAACCAAGCAAGGAAAGTATTGAGAAGGCCAGAGCTATAGCTAGTAGAGAAAATCTTTTAGACGCACTTTCAGAAACAGATCAGAAGCTCCTAGCACTTGCAATCGAGCTGAAGGAGAAGGGTTGGAGGGTTACATTGATAACGGATGATAGCTATTTACATGCTCTAGCTAGAAAGCTGGGGATTGTAAGTAGAGGTGTGAGGAGAGAGGTTCCTAAGAGATTCAAGCCAAAGATCTATATATGTGAGGTATGTGGGTACTCAACAATAAAGAAGATCGATAGATGCCCAATATGTGGTTCACCGATTAAGGCAGCTTAA